In one Brooklawnia cerclae genomic region, the following are encoded:
- a CDS encoding ABC transporter permease subunit, whose translation MALTVRNRIAFLSIVSALVFAVCGLIAVSPAHADGDTIRVTVTNEGQPVSGVTVLVSGASGDSSGTTDDAGRADVAVSGTGSYTITVDEATLPAGVPAPGGPLEFDKVSSGSSFVALKLGEEATAGSSASTPATAGSSASSPSPTSGDTGTTDTGTSGESTSADTGSFGHQLATKMVRGTIFGLILALAAIGVSLIYGTTGLNNFAHGELVSFGGFVAYVAMTSSAGVNGWVAMLLALIIGGGFGWLQNAVIWHPLRRKHVGLIQIMIVSIGLSLLLRYVYAFIFGPNRLVMPQSFDAVASPFGVPVSYWGLWGSVLCLALIAAVVLILERTRLGKSIRAVADNKLLAATAGIAVERVILVVWVGGAALAAVSGVLVAFYQTLSFQAGAQILLLIFAAVTLGGLGSAYGALVGALILSWFVELSTFVIPTSMKNVAAMLVMIAILLVRPQGILGKAQRVG comes from the coding sequence ATGGCCCTGACCGTCCGCAACAGGATCGCATTCCTGAGCATCGTCTCTGCCCTGGTCTTCGCGGTCTGCGGGCTGATCGCCGTGTCGCCGGCGCACGCCGACGGAGACACCATCAGGGTGACCGTGACCAACGAGGGACAGCCCGTCTCGGGAGTCACCGTGCTCGTCAGTGGAGCATCGGGGGACTCGTCGGGAACGACCGACGACGCGGGCCGCGCAGACGTCGCGGTGTCGGGAACCGGCTCGTACACGATCACGGTGGACGAGGCCACGCTCCCGGCGGGAGTACCCGCCCCGGGCGGTCCGCTCGAGTTCGACAAGGTGTCCTCCGGGTCGTCGTTCGTGGCGCTGAAACTCGGCGAGGAGGCCACGGCGGGGTCGTCGGCCTCGACGCCGGCCACGGCCGGATCCTCGGCGTCCTCGCCGAGCCCGACGTCGGGAGACACCGGGACCACAGACACGGGCACCAGCGGCGAAAGCACTTCGGCGGACACCGGCTCGTTCGGCCATCAGCTGGCCACGAAGATGGTCCGGGGGACGATCTTCGGCCTCATCCTCGCCCTCGCCGCGATCGGCGTCTCGCTGATCTACGGCACGACCGGGCTGAACAACTTCGCGCACGGTGAGTTGGTCAGCTTCGGCGGTTTCGTCGCCTACGTCGCGATGACCTCGTCCGCGGGTGTGAACGGTTGGGTGGCCATGTTGCTCGCGCTGATCATCGGAGGCGGCTTCGGCTGGCTCCAGAACGCGGTCATCTGGCACCCGTTGCGAAGAAAGCACGTGGGTCTCATCCAGATCATGATCGTCTCGATCGGTCTGTCGCTGCTCCTGCGTTACGTCTACGCCTTCATCTTCGGCCCGAACCGCCTGGTGATGCCGCAGTCGTTCGACGCGGTGGCCTCGCCGTTCGGGGTTCCGGTCAGCTACTGGGGCCTGTGGGGGTCGGTGCTGTGCCTGGCGCTGATCGCCGCCGTGGTCCTGATCCTCGAACGCACCCGCCTGGGCAAGTCGATCCGGGCAGTGGCCGACAACAAGCTGCTGGCCGCCACCGCCGGCATCGCGGTCGAACGCGTCATCCTCGTGGTGTGGGTGGGCGGGGCCGCACTGGCCGCCGTCTCCGGCGTGCTCGTCGCCTTCTACCAGACCCTGAGCTTCCAGGCGGGGGCGCAGATCCTGCTGCTGATCTTCGCCGCGGTGACGCTGGGCGGTCTGGGATCGGCATACGGGGCGCTGGTGGGCGCCCTCATCCTCAGCTGGTTCGTCGAACTGTCGACCTTCGTCATCCCGACGTCGATGAAGAACGTGGCGGCGATGCTGGTCATGATCGCCATCCTGCTGGTCAGACCTCAAGGCATCCTCGGCAAGGCACAACGGGTCGGCTGA
- a CDS encoding branched-chain amino acid ABC transporter permease, with amino-acid sequence MNWNFLWVALGELITPQTAAYVLATLGLAVHFGYTGLLNFGQAGFMAVGGYAFAMFAVTFDQPFWVCILAAILGSVLLALLLGVPTLRLRADYLSIVTIGTAEIVRLVVRSPELGKWTGGSTGINRSGTDFFAMNPLPDDLSWMLGTIRYNSDAVWVRLVAWAVVLLAALFVWQIMRSPWGRVVTGIRENEDAVRALGKNVFAYKMQVLVIGGILAGVGAIFAIMPTSLQPDNYGTQTTFFLWAILLLGGAATVLGPVVGSMIFWALLALTDGFVSLGVSSGILPITTLQSGQIRYMLVGLAIMLLVIFRPQGIFGHKSEVLFNG; translated from the coding sequence ATGAACTGGAACTTCCTGTGGGTCGCCCTCGGCGAACTGATCACGCCCCAGACCGCGGCCTACGTGCTGGCCACGTTGGGGTTGGCCGTCCACTTCGGCTACACGGGGCTGCTGAACTTCGGTCAGGCGGGCTTCATGGCGGTGGGTGGATATGCCTTCGCGATGTTCGCCGTGACCTTCGACCAACCGTTCTGGGTCTGCATTCTCGCGGCGATCCTCGGATCGGTCCTGCTGGCGCTCCTGCTCGGTGTCCCAACCCTGCGCCTGCGGGCCGACTATCTGTCGATAGTGACGATCGGTACCGCCGAGATCGTCCGGCTCGTGGTGCGCTCCCCGGAACTGGGGAAGTGGACCGGGGGCTCGACGGGCATCAACCGGTCGGGGACGGACTTCTTCGCCATGAACCCGCTTCCGGACGACCTGTCCTGGATGCTGGGCACCATCCGTTACAACTCGGACGCGGTGTGGGTCCGCCTGGTCGCCTGGGCCGTGGTCCTGCTGGCGGCGTTGTTCGTCTGGCAGATCATGCGCTCGCCCTGGGGCCGGGTCGTCACAGGCATCCGTGAGAACGAGGACGCGGTCCGCGCGCTCGGGAAGAACGTGTTCGCCTACAAGATGCAGGTGCTCGTGATCGGCGGGATCCTCGCCGGGGTGGGCGCGATCTTCGCGATCATGCCGACATCCCTGCAGCCCGACAACTACGGCACGCAGACGACGTTCTTCCTCTGGGCGATACTCCTGCTCGGTGGCGCGGCCACCGTGCTCGGGCCGGTCGTCGGCTCGATGATCTTCTGGGCGCTGCTGGCACTCACGGACGGCTTCGTGTCGCTGGGCGTGTCGTCCGGCATCCTGCCCATCACCACGCTGCAGTCCGGCCAGATCCGCTACATGCTGGTCGGCCTGGCGATCATGTTGCTCGTCATCTTCCGTCCTCAAGGCATCTTCGGACACAAGTCGGAGGTTTTGTTCAATGGCTGA
- a CDS encoding ABC transporter ATP-binding protein yields the protein MADDVVAEREAVAEASAAEGQAAAEAFPLPDPLWKGDAGPGCAKVDPILVADSVRKTFGGLVAVDVEHVEIPRHGITALIGPNGAGKTTFFNLLTGFDKPDTGSWTFDGTDLAGVPAWKIARKGQVRTFQLTKAFGGLSVLDSMKLGARDQKGERFWASLLPPLWRTQEREIEARALELLKQFKLYEKRDDLALSMSGGQRKLLEMARALMSAPQLVMLDEPMAGVNPALTQSLLGHIVRLKQQGMTVVFVEHDMHMVQAIADWVVVMAEGRVVAEGKPTEVMKDPVVVDAYLGANMDRDLGEVVKEIRASYAASRPEGGSAQ from the coding sequence ATGGCTGACGACGTGGTCGCGGAACGCGAAGCCGTGGCAGAGGCGAGTGCGGCCGAAGGACAGGCCGCCGCCGAGGCATTTCCGCTGCCCGATCCCCTGTGGAAGGGCGATGCCGGGCCGGGGTGCGCCAAGGTCGACCCGATCCTCGTCGCGGACAGTGTGCGCAAGACGTTCGGTGGCCTGGTGGCGGTCGACGTCGAGCACGTGGAGATCCCGCGTCACGGCATCACGGCACTCATCGGCCCGAACGGCGCGGGTAAGACGACCTTCTTCAACCTGCTGACCGGCTTCGACAAGCCGGACACCGGAAGCTGGACGTTCGACGGCACCGACCTGGCGGGCGTCCCCGCATGGAAGATCGCGCGCAAGGGACAGGTCCGCACCTTCCAGTTGACGAAGGCGTTCGGTGGCCTCAGCGTGCTCGACTCGATGAAGCTCGGCGCTCGTGACCAGAAGGGCGAACGCTTCTGGGCTTCCCTCCTCCCACCGCTGTGGAGGACCCAGGAGCGCGAGATCGAGGCGCGTGCTCTGGAGTTGCTCAAACAGTTCAAGCTCTACGAGAAGCGCGACGACCTCGCACTGTCGATGTCCGGTGGCCAGCGCAAGCTGCTGGAGATGGCCCGGGCGTTGATGTCGGCGCCCCAGCTCGTCATGCTCGACGAGCCGATGGCCGGCGTCAACCCCGCCCTCACGCAGTCGCTCCTGGGGCACATCGTCCGCCTCAAGCAGCAAGGCATGACGGTCGTCTTCGTCGAGCACGACATGCACATGGTGCAGGCGATCGCCGACTGGGTGGTGGTGATGGCCGAGGGCCGTGTCGTCGCCGAGGGCAAGCCCACCGAGGTCATGAAGGACCCGGTCGTCGTGGACGCCTATCTGGGCGCCAACATGGATCGCGATCTGGGCGAGGTCGTCAAGGAGATCCGCGCCAGCTATGCCGCATCGCGGCCGGAAGGGGGATCTGCCCAGTGA
- a CDS encoding ATP-binding cassette domain-containing protein produces the protein MSIIPQPVLKVENLVAGYVPEVNILNGTNAYVGRGELVGIIGPNGAGKSTLLKAIFGLVTIRSGSVTLNGKDITGLRANKLVTKGVGFVPQTENVFESLTIAENLQMGCYQKPSLYGERLDFVVSLFPELKKRLGQRAGSLSGGERQMVAMSRALMMDPHVLLLDEPSAGLSPVRQDETFLNVARINAAGVSVMMVEQNARRCLQICDRGYVLDMGRDAYVGGGQELLNDPNVIQLYLGTLATDHKAG, from the coding sequence GTGAGCATCATTCCTCAGCCAGTTCTGAAGGTCGAGAACCTGGTGGCCGGCTACGTCCCTGAGGTCAACATCCTCAACGGGACGAACGCCTACGTGGGCCGGGGCGAACTTGTCGGGATCATCGGACCGAACGGCGCCGGCAAGTCGACCCTGCTCAAGGCGATCTTCGGCCTGGTGACGATCCGATCGGGCTCCGTGACACTCAACGGCAAGGACATCACCGGGCTGCGCGCCAACAAGCTGGTCACCAAGGGGGTGGGTTTCGTCCCCCAGACCGAGAACGTCTTCGAGAGCCTCACCATCGCCGAGAACCTGCAGATGGGGTGCTACCAGAAGCCGAGTCTGTACGGGGAGCGCCTGGACTTCGTCGTCAGCCTGTTCCCCGAACTCAAGAAACGGCTCGGCCAGCGTGCCGGGTCGTTGTCGGGTGGCGAGCGCCAGATGGTGGCCATGTCGAGGGCCCTGATGATGGACCCCCACGTGCTCCTGCTGGACGAGCCGTCCGCCGGTCTTTCACCCGTGCGCCAGGACGAGACGTTCCTGAACGTCGCGCGGATCAACGCCGCGGGCGTGTCGGTGATGATGGTCGAGCAGAACGCTCGCCGGTGCCTGCAGATCTGCGATCGTGGCTACGTCCTCGACATGGGGCGTGACGCCTACGTCGGCGGTGGGCAGGAACTGCTCAACGACCCCAACGTCATCCAGCTCTACCTGGGCACCCTGGCCACCGACCACAAGGCCGGCTAG
- a CDS encoding ABC transporter substrate-binding protein, translating to MTIQRSRVPSRSAIIRTTAVGALAALALSACSSGESSGGSSASDAAGDLALSIGTILPQTGSLATLGPPEIAGVDLAVKDINDAAKGVSVTVTHTDSGDTTTNIATQSATSLISQGVSAILGAASSGVSMTIIDQITQAGVVQISPANTSPDFTDYDDDGYYWRTAPSDVLQGQILGNKILEDGKTKVGVLYMNDPYGIGLAENLVQTLEAGGVTVTSNITYDPSASNFTSEVGEVLAQSPDAVVVIGFEESKIIFSNLATEGFDFANLYGTDGNYGQMVPGDQPDIAGAQFTNPGVRATDDFQAQLQDLVESQGADPLDVFSYAAESYDATILVALAALQGGDTDGQTIRDNLQSVSEEGTKCTTFGECADLLADGTDIDYDGLSGPITFDANGDVTEATISIYQYLAGNESEWIDQVSGTLS from the coding sequence ATGACTATCCAAAGAAGCCGGGTCCCATCCCGCTCGGCCATCATTCGCACGACCGCGGTCGGAGCACTCGCGGCGCTCGCACTCTCGGCCTGCTCCAGTGGCGAGTCCTCCGGGGGATCATCAGCCAGTGACGCCGCTGGCGACCTGGCGCTGAGTATCGGCACCATCCTTCCGCAGACTGGCTCACTGGCGACCCTCGGGCCGCCCGAGATCGCCGGCGTGGACCTGGCCGTCAAGGACATCAACGACGCCGCCAAGGGCGTGTCCGTCACGGTCACCCACACCGACTCCGGCGACACGACCACGAACATCGCCACCCAGTCGGCGACCTCGCTCATCTCCCAGGGGGTGTCCGCAATCCTCGGCGCAGCGTCGTCCGGTGTCTCGATGACGATCATCGACCAGATCACGCAGGCCGGGGTCGTCCAGATCTCGCCCGCCAACACGTCACCCGACTTCACCGACTACGACGATGACGGGTACTACTGGCGGACCGCTCCGTCGGACGTCCTGCAGGGTCAGATCCTCGGCAACAAGATTCTCGAGGACGGCAAGACCAAGGTCGGCGTCCTGTACATGAACGATCCTTACGGCATCGGTCTGGCAGAGAACCTCGTTCAGACCCTTGAGGCGGGCGGCGTCACGGTGACGTCGAACATCACCTACGATCCGTCGGCGTCCAACTTCACGTCGGAGGTCGGCGAGGTGCTCGCTCAGAGCCCCGACGCCGTGGTGGTGATCGGCTTCGAGGAGTCGAAGATCATCTTCTCCAACCTGGCGACCGAGGGCTTCGACTTCGCGAACCTCTACGGGACCGATGGCAACTACGGCCAGATGGTGCCGGGTGACCAGCCCGACATCGCAGGCGCCCAGTTCACCAACCCCGGCGTCAGGGCGACCGACGACTTCCAGGCCCAGTTGCAGGACCTCGTCGAGTCCCAGGGCGCGGATCCGCTGGACGTCTTCAGCTACGCGGCCGAGTCGTACGACGCGACCATCCTCGTGGCGCTCGCCGCGTTGCAGGGTGGGGACACGGACGGCCAGACCATCAGGGACAACCTGCAGTCCGTGTCGGAAGAGGGCACCAAGTGCACCACCTTCGGGGAGTGCGCCGACCTGCTGGCCGATGGCACCGACATCGATTACGACGGCCTGTCGGGCCCGATCACCTTCGATGCCAACGGTGATGTGACCGAGGCGACCATCTCGATCTACCAGTACCTCGCCGGCAACGAGTCCGAATGGATCGACCAGGTTTCGGGCACCCTCAGCTGA
- a CDS encoding dihydroorotate dehydrogenase-like protein: MPNFDPEALRAAAESARRKSEMGSNATDQLAPQGSIVIAPDSPAGATVDLTTTYMGLRLRNPVVASAGPLSQTLDGIRELDDGGVGAIVMYSLFEEQIRYEDARQTAIEEQGSDSFAEALSYFPTTPSNESGLTRTYLSLIEKAAPTVSVPLIASLNGSTTGDWTNTARRMQDAGASAIELNVYYVAGDLHTPAREVEERHLDILAAVKQVVSVPVAMKLSPYFSSFGEMAGRLDAAGADAFVLFNRYLQPDIDLDRMAVVPGFGLSGSDEAKLPRSWIAALYGRVGASLAATTGVETVEDVLKYLLAGADVVMTTASLVRHGPGHAGQLVDGVTSWLTRKGLTLDKARGMLAVPSDVDGGLYARSGYVSGLERAKKVYGRN; this comes from the coding sequence ATGCCGAACTTCGATCCGGAGGCCCTGCGGGCCGCGGCCGAGTCCGCGCGCCGCAAGTCCGAGATGGGCAGCAACGCGACCGACCAGCTCGCCCCGCAGGGGTCGATCGTCATCGCACCCGATTCCCCGGCCGGTGCCACGGTCGACCTCACGACGACCTACATGGGGCTGCGGCTGCGCAACCCCGTCGTCGCCTCGGCCGGCCCGCTCAGCCAGACACTGGACGGGATCCGCGAGCTGGACGACGGCGGCGTCGGCGCGATCGTCATGTACTCGCTGTTCGAGGAGCAGATCCGCTACGAGGACGCTCGTCAGACGGCCATCGAGGAGCAGGGTTCCGACAGTTTCGCCGAGGCTCTGTCGTACTTCCCGACCACGCCCAGCAACGAGTCCGGGCTGACCCGGACCTACCTGAGCCTGATCGAGAAGGCCGCCCCGACGGTCTCGGTGCCGCTGATCGCGAGCCTCAACGGCTCGACGACCGGCGACTGGACGAACACCGCCCGGCGCATGCAGGACGCGGGGGCATCGGCCATCGAACTCAATGTCTACTACGTGGCGGGCGACCTCCACACCCCGGCCCGTGAGGTCGAGGAGAGGCATCTCGACATCCTCGCCGCCGTCAAGCAGGTCGTGAGCGTGCCGGTGGCCATGAAGCTGTCACCGTATTTCTCCAGCTTCGGCGAGATGGCCGGCAGGCTGGACGCGGCCGGAGCGGACGCCTTCGTCCTGTTCAACAGGTACCTGCAGCCCGACATCGACCTCGACCGCATGGCCGTGGTGCCGGGCTTCGGCCTCAGCGGCTCCGACGAGGCCAAGCTGCCGCGCAGCTGGATCGCCGCGCTGTACGGTCGCGTCGGTGCCTCGCTCGCCGCGACGACCGGCGTCGAGACCGTCGAGGACGTGCTGAAGTACCTGCTCGCCGGTGCGGACGTCGTCATGACCACCGCGTCGCTGGTGCGTCACGGGCCGGGGCATGCGGGACAGCTCGTCGATGGTGTGACGAGCTGGCTCACCCGCAAGGGGCTGACCCTCGACAAGGCGCGCGGCATGCTCGCCGTGCCGTCCGACGTCGACGGGGGCCTGTACGCCCGCTCCGGATATGTCAGTGGTCTGGAGCGCGCCAAGAAGGTCTACGGACGCAACTGA
- the nifJ gene encoding pyruvate:ferredoxin (flavodoxin) oxidoreductase, with the protein MLGAEDPVANRAAIAKGSKRSIIDGNTAAADVAFRINELCSIYPITPSSPMAELADEWSAKDRINIWGQVPHVIEMQSEGGAAGALHGALQAGALSTTFTASQGLLLMIPNMYKIAGELTSTVMHVAARSLAAQGLSIFGDHQDVMATRQTGWAMLASSSVQECHDNALIAQAATLRSRVPFMHFFDGFRTSHELNTCCMLTDDQLRAMIPDDLVIEHRRRALSPEHPFIRGTAQNPDVYFQGRESSNSFYLDTPGIVQQMMDEFASLTGRQYHLVDYFGAPDADRIAVVMGSGLEVVQEAVKYLNTQGQKVGVLVLRLYRPLPTAQLLAAIPSTVKKVAVLDRTKEPGSGGEPLFLDVTTALAEAASRGERESMPLVIGGRYGLSSKDFTPAMAVAIFDELAKPAPRPRFTVGINDDVTLLSLDYDPSIDLEDPATKRAVFYGMGSDGTVGANKNTIKILGSDEDTYAQGYFVYDSKKSGSRTTSHLRFGPDPIKAPYLVNKAGFIGCHHWSILERIDVLEFARPAVYNEAGERVGGTTLLINSPFETSQVWDHLPAPMQRKIIDLGIDLWAINANDVARTAGLGGRTNTVLQTCYFAISGVLERDVAIERIKEAITKTYSKKSMEIVRKNHVAVDEALAHLHHLDVPDEVTSDHGYLAPVPDSAPDFVKDVTATMLIDRGDLLPVSKVPVDGSYPSGTTKYEKRNISDIIAVWDPETCIQCGNCSFVCPHAVLRAKHYGEEYLDGAPEGFQSVALDATGLPSTRYTLQVYAEDCTGCGLCVEACPVSPIGQPQRKAINLAPVLERSKERANVEFFETLPRPKRSKVNYGSVRGVQFLTPLFEFSGACSGCGETPYLKLLTQLFGERLQVANATGCSSIYGGNLPTTPWAKNAEGRGPAWSNSLFEDNAEFGLGMRLAADLHNELARTRLEQLRDRIADDELVDGLLGSPQDTMHELRVQYRRQEALKDKLEGLEGPLVDDLKSVADHLMRRSVWIVGGDGWAYDIGSAGVDHVLASGRNVNVLVLDTEVYSNTGGQSSKSTPLGAVAKFATAGKTTNKKDLAMQAIAYGHVYVARVALGADPQQTLRAFREAEAYDGPSLIIAYSHCISHGIDMRKGLEQQYKAVASGHWPLMRFNPVLREEGKNPFLLDSPRPRISLRDYRKNELRFKMLQASDPAEAERLLEFSQERVLQRYAEYEDLAGRPAEMFSADARSKEN; encoded by the coding sequence ATGCTGGGCGCTGAAGATCCGGTGGCCAACAGGGCCGCCATCGCCAAGGGCTCCAAGCGGTCGATCATCGACGGCAACACCGCCGCCGCCGACGTGGCTTTCCGCATCAACGAGCTCTGCTCGATCTACCCGATCACCCCGAGCTCCCCGATGGCCGAGCTCGCCGACGAATGGTCGGCCAAGGACCGCATCAACATCTGGGGCCAGGTTCCCCACGTGATCGAGATGCAGTCGGAGGGCGGCGCGGCCGGCGCCCTGCACGGGGCCCTGCAGGCCGGTGCCCTGTCGACGACGTTCACCGCGTCGCAGGGCCTGCTGCTGATGATCCCGAACATGTACAAGATCGCCGGCGAGCTCACCAGCACGGTGATGCACGTCGCAGCCCGCTCGCTCGCGGCCCAGGGCCTGTCGATCTTCGGCGACCACCAGGACGTCATGGCCACCCGCCAGACCGGTTGGGCGATGCTCGCCTCGTCGTCGGTGCAGGAGTGCCACGACAACGCACTCATCGCCCAGGCGGCGACGCTGCGCTCGCGGGTGCCGTTCATGCACTTCTTCGACGGCTTCCGCACGAGCCACGAGCTCAACACCTGCTGCATGCTCACCGACGACCAGTTGCGGGCGATGATCCCCGACGACCTGGTCATCGAGCACCGGCGCCGGGCGCTGAGCCCGGAGCACCCCTTCATCCGTGGCACGGCCCAGAACCCCGACGTCTACTTCCAGGGCCGGGAGTCGTCCAACTCCTTCTACCTGGACACTCCGGGCATCGTCCAGCAGATGATGGACGAGTTCGCGTCCCTCACGGGCCGCCAGTACCACCTCGTCGACTACTTCGGCGCCCCCGATGCCGACCGGATCGCCGTGGTCATGGGATCGGGCCTGGAGGTGGTGCAGGAGGCGGTCAAGTACCTCAACACCCAGGGTCAGAAGGTCGGCGTCCTCGTCCTGCGCCTGTACCGGCCGCTCCCGACCGCGCAGCTGCTCGCCGCGATCCCGTCGACGGTGAAGAAGGTCGCGGTGCTCGACCGGACGAAGGAACCGGGCTCCGGAGGCGAGCCCCTTTTCCTCGACGTGACCACCGCCCTCGCGGAGGCCGCCTCCCGCGGCGAGCGCGAGTCGATGCCACTGGTCATCGGTGGCCGCTACGGGCTGTCCAGCAAGGACTTCACCCCGGCCATGGCCGTCGCCATCTTCGACGAGCTCGCCAAGCCGGCGCCCCGCCCTCGTTTCACGGTGGGCATCAACGACGACGTGACCCTGCTCTCGCTCGACTACGACCCGTCGATCGACCTGGAGGACCCCGCCACCAAGCGCGCCGTCTTCTACGGCATGGGCTCCGACGGCACCGTCGGCGCCAACAAGAACACGATCAAGATCCTCGGTTCGGACGAGGACACCTACGCACAGGGCTACTTCGTCTACGACTCGAAGAAGTCCGGGTCTCGCACGACCAGCCACCTGCGGTTCGGCCCCGACCCGATCAAGGCGCCCTACCTGGTGAACAAGGCCGGTTTCATCGGCTGCCATCACTGGAGCATCCTGGAGCGCATCGACGTGCTCGAGTTCGCGCGTCCCGCGGTCTACAACGAGGCGGGCGAGCGGGTCGGTGGCACGACGCTGCTGATCAACTCGCCGTTCGAGACCTCCCAGGTCTGGGACCACCTGCCTGCCCCGATGCAGCGCAAGATCATCGACCTGGGCATCGACCTGTGGGCCATCAACGCCAACGACGTGGCCCGCACCGCCGGCCTGGGCGGGCGCACCAACACGGTGTTGCAGACCTGCTACTTCGCCATCTCGGGCGTCCTGGAGCGCGACGTCGCCATCGAGCGGATCAAGGAGGCGATCACCAAGACCTACTCGAAGAAGTCGATGGAGATCGTCCGCAAGAACCACGTGGCCGTGGACGAGGCCCTCGCCCACCTGCACCACCTCGATGTGCCGGACGAGGTCACCAGCGACCACGGCTACCTCGCCCCGGTGCCCGACAGCGCCCCCGACTTCGTCAAGGACGTCACCGCGACGATGCTCATCGACCGGGGCGACCTGCTGCCGGTGAGCAAGGTGCCGGTCGACGGCTCCTACCCGAGCGGGACGACCAAGTACGAGAAGCGCAACATCTCGGACATCATCGCGGTGTGGGATCCCGAGACGTGCATCCAGTGCGGCAACTGCTCGTTCGTCTGCCCGCATGCCGTCCTGCGCGCCAAGCACTACGGCGAGGAGTACCTGGACGGAGCCCCCGAGGGGTTCCAGTCCGTCGCCCTGGACGCCACGGGCCTGCCGAGCACGCGCTACACCCTTCAGGTCTACGCCGAGGACTGCACCGGCTGCGGCCTGTGCGTCGAGGCCTGCCCGGTCTCCCCGATCGGCCAGCCTCAGCGCAAGGCGATCAACCTGGCCCCCGTGCTCGAGCGCAGCAAGGAGCGCGCCAACGTCGAGTTCTTCGAGACGCTGCCGCGGCCCAAGCGCAGCAAGGTCAACTACGGCTCGGTACGCGGCGTCCAGTTCCTGACCCCGCTGTTCGAGTTCTCGGGTGCCTGCTCCGGCTGCGGCGAGACCCCGTACCTGAAGCTGCTCACCCAGCTGTTCGGTGAGCGCCTGCAGGTGGCCAACGCGACGGGCTGCTCGTCCATCTACGGTGGCAACCTGCCGACGACGCCCTGGGCGAAGAACGCCGAGGGACGTGGCCCTGCCTGGTCCAACTCGCTGTTCGAGGACAACGCGGAGTTCGGGCTCGGCATGCGGCTCGCCGCCGACCTGCACAACGAACTCGCCCGTACGCGCCTGGAGCAGCTGCGCGACCGGATCGCCGACGACGAGTTGGTGGACGGCCTGCTGGGCTCCCCGCAGGACACGATGCACGAGTTGCGCGTCCAGTACCGCCGCCAGGAGGCCCTGAAGGACAAGCTGGAAGGCCTGGAGGGCCCGCTGGTCGACGATCTCAAGTCGGTGGCCGATCACCTCATGCGCCGCTCGGTCTGGATCGTCGGTGGCGACGGATGGGCTTACGACATCGGCTCGGCGGGTGTCGACCATGTGCTGGCGTCCGGACGCAACGTCAACGTCCTGGTGCTCGACACGGAGGTCTACTCCAACACCGGTGGGCAGTCGTCCAAGTCGACTCCCCTCGGTGCGGTCGCGAAGTTCGCCACCGCGGGCAAGACGACCAACAAGAAGGACCTCGCCATGCAGGCGATCGCCTACGGCCACGTGTACGTGGCCCGTGTCGCGCTGGGGGCCGATCCCCAGCAGACGCTGAGGGCCTTCCGTGAGGCCGAGGCATACGACGGCCCGAGCCTGATCATCGCCTACAGCCACTGCATCAGCCACGGCATCGACATGCGCAAGGGCCTCGAGCAGCAGTACAAGGCGGTGGCCTCAGGCCACTGGCCGCTCATGCGGTTCAACCCGGTGCTGCGCGAGGAGGGCAAGAACCCGTTCCTGCTCGATTCCCCGCGTCCGCGCATCTCGCTGCGCGACTACCGCAAGAACGAGCTGCGGTTCAAGATGCTGCAGGCATCCGACCCGGCCGAGGCCGAGCGGCTGCTGGAGTTCAGCCAGGAGCGCGTGCTCCAGCGCTACGCGGAGTACGAGGACCTGGCGGGCAGGCCGGCGGAGATGTTCAGCGCGGACGCCCGCAGCAAGGAGAACTGA